The genome window GCTAGGTTCTTCAATGCGCGCTTGCCAGAATCGGTGGCATCCGACTTAAACGGGCCCGGTGTTTGATTCTGCTGATAGAGCGCAGCCCATACCAATGGCAACTGCTTAGCAATCTCTCGGCGGAAGGCTCGGCGAGCAGTAAAGATCTTTTGTGGGTCCACGCTAGCGCACTGCTCATATAAGTAAGACTCAGCAGGCAGAGTCAAAGAAAGCTCTTTGAATGCAGGATCAAGATTAGGATCTAGCAACAGATTGCGATAAGCATCAATTAGTGCCACATCAGGCAAGCGATTATTCAAAATCATTTGCATTGCCAGCTTTTGTCCCGCTTCCCAACGATTAAATGGATCATCATCGCTCGAGAACAAGATTAAGAGATCTGCTTCACTTTGCTCAAAATCTAGATTAATTGGTGCGGAGAAATTGCGATTAATCGATAGCACTGGACATTCACTGATGTTGTCAAACGTCCATGACTGAGTTGGCTCCGTCAATTCCAGTAATTGCTCTAACTGATCATTGGCAGGAGTGATCAAGCGTATCTTCAATGGAATGTGAAACGGCTTCTTCTCGGGCTGACCAGGAGTTGGCGCGCAACTTTGTGTCAATGTGAGGTGATATTGCTTTTTGGCAGCATCGTAGCACTCTTCAACCTTGACGCGTGGCGTACCCGCCTGGCTGTACCAGTTTCTGAACTGCGTTAGATCTCTACCATTGGCATCCGCCATTGCCGCCAAGAAGTCGTCGCAAGTGACCGCTTGTCCATCATGGCGCTTGAAATACAAATCCATGCCTTTGCGAAAGCCATCTCTGCCGAACAAGGTTTGATACATTCGTACAACCTCTGATCCCTTTTCATACACGGTAACGGTATAGAAGTTATTGATTTCTTGATACTCATCAGGACGAATAGGATGAGCCATTGGACCTGCGTCTTCTGGGAACTGTAATTGACGCAGTAATCTCACATCTTCAATACGCTTCACTGCTCTACCAGACTCACTACCCATCTGATCCGCCGAGAACTCTTGATCTCTAAAGACGGTTAAACCCTCTTTGAGGGAAAGTTGGAACCAATCTTGGCAAGTCACGCGATTACCAGTCCAGTTATGGAAGTACTCATGCGCTACAACGCTCTCGATATTGGCAAAGTCAGCATCCGTTGCAGTTTCTGCTTGCGCAAGAACAAACTTGGTATTGAAAATATTCAAACCCTTGTTCTCCATCGCGCCCATGTTGAAATCTCCAACGGCCACGATCATGAAACGCTCAAGGTCTAACTCAAGACCAAAGCGCTTCTCATCCCAATGAATCGAGGCAATCAAAGAATCCATTGCATGACGGGTCTTCTTCAAATCATGCGGCTCTACCCAGATTTGCAATAACTTCTTAGCGCCACTGCTCGTCGTGATCGTTTCTTCAATGCACTCCAGCTTGCCAGCCACCAAGGCAAAGAGGTAAGAAGGCTTCGGAAATGGATCTTCCCAGGTTGCACTATGCCAACCATTAGGCAACTTCTCTTCATTTAATAAATTGCCATTGGATAACAACACCGGACACTCAGATTCACGTGCACGTAGAGTCACACGATAACGTGCCATGACATCAGGACGATCCAAGAAATAAGTAATCTTGCGAAAGCCTTCTGCCTCACACTGAGTAAAGAAGTTTCCATTCGAAACATACAAACCCATTAGGGTGGTATTTTTGTCAGGGGCATTAACGGCAATAATTTCAACAATGAATTTATCCTTGCCATCGTTTGGCAAAGAATGAATCGTCAAGGTTTCTGGCGTAAGCTCGAAATGACGATGCGCCTCACCATTGATTCTTAAGCTGACAAACTCTAAATCTTGACCCACCAACACCAACGGTGCCCCGGGCTGAAAACTGTTGCCTGGTAATACTTCGATTTTGCTTTTCACAATCGTCCGAGCAGGATCTAAAGCGATATCTAGCTCGACTTGATCAAAGGTATAAACGGGAGGGCGGTATTCGAGCCGACGAAAGCTCTGGGGTAGATCTGTTTTCATCTGCCTATTTTAAGTCGTGAGGCCAGCTGATGCAGAGGGGTCCATTAACTCCA of Polynucleobacter sp. AP-Titi-500A-B4 contains these proteins:
- the pepN gene encoding aminopeptidase N, with the translated sequence MKTDLPQSFRRLEYRPPVYTFDQVELDIALDPARTIVKSKIEVLPGNSFQPGAPLVLVGQDLEFVSLRINGEAHRHFELTPETLTIHSLPNDGKDKFIVEIIAVNAPDKNTTLMGLYVSNGNFFTQCEAEGFRKITYFLDRPDVMARYRVTLRARESECPVLLSNGNLLNEEKLPNGWHSATWEDPFPKPSYLFALVAGKLECIEETITTSSGAKKLLQIWVEPHDLKKTRHAMDSLIASIHWDEKRFGLELDLERFMIVAVGDFNMGAMENKGLNIFNTKFVLAQAETATDADFANIESVVAHEYFHNWTGNRVTCQDWFQLSLKEGLTVFRDQEFSADQMGSESGRAVKRIEDVRLLRQLQFPEDAGPMAHPIRPDEYQEINNFYTVTVYEKGSEVVRMYQTLFGRDGFRKGMDLYFKRHDGQAVTCDDFLAAMADANGRDLTQFRNWYSQAGTPRVKVEECYDAAKKQYHLTLTQSCAPTPGQPEKKPFHIPLKIRLITPANDQLEQLLELTEPTQSWTFDNISECPVLSINRNFSAPINLDFEQSEADLLILFSSDDDPFNRWEAGQKLAMQMILNNRLPDVALIDAYRNLLLDPNLDPAFKELSLTLPAESYLYEQCASVDPQKIFTARRAFRREIAKQLPLVWAALYQQNQTPGPFKSDATDSGKRALKNLALSMLLEADPKIWGPMAVNQYQIADNMTDRYAALAALVIHGAKGADDCLNDFFSRFANDALVIDKWFGLQSSRPPVDGLEPTLADVKRLREHPAFKLNNPNRARSVIHAFCSNNPASFHQVDGSGYAFWAESVLALDPINPQVAARLARALDRWRVFAQPYQDQMKAALAQVAACPTLSPDVREVVGKALGN